The proteins below are encoded in one region of Microbispora sp. NBC_01189:
- a CDS encoding arabinofuranosidase catalytic domain-containing protein, with amino-acid sequence MMLLGSLRRVLTAGATTLIATACLVGGGTARAATSQPCDIYAAGGTPCVAAHSTTRALYAAYNGPLYQVRRASDNATRDIGVLSAGGVVNAATQDSFCAGTNCVITILYDQSGRNNRLTQAPPGYWKGPAAGGYDNLADAKAAPITIGGQKAYGVRVEPGTGYRNNNTNGVATGDQPEGIYAVVDGTHYNQWCCFDYGNAQTDGQADSPAIMETVYFGADKQWGYGAGAGPWIMADLEWGLFSGVNAGYNNLASIDHRFVTAMVKGEPNHWAIRGGNAQSGGLTNYFDGRRPNGYNPMKKEGAILLGIGGDNSVSGRGTFFEGVLTSGYPSAATEDAVQANIAAAGYAPAGGGTPQQGVQIVGAQSNRCVEVPNSSTANGTQVQLWDCGSGTNQRFTYTSGKQLQVYGNKCLDAYGQGTANGTQVIIWDCNGQANQQWNVNSNGTITGVQSGLCLDANAAGTANGTKLILWACNGGNNQKWTLRS; translated from the coding sequence ACATCTACGCGGCGGGCGGCACGCCGTGTGTGGCGGCGCACAGCACCACGCGCGCCCTGTACGCGGCCTACAACGGCCCGCTCTACCAGGTCAGGCGCGCCTCGGACAACGCCACCCGCGACATCGGCGTGCTGAGCGCGGGTGGAGTCGTCAACGCCGCCACGCAGGACTCGTTCTGTGCCGGCACGAACTGTGTGATCACCATCCTCTACGACCAGTCCGGCCGCAACAACCGCCTCACCCAGGCACCGCCCGGCTACTGGAAGGGCCCGGCCGCGGGTGGATACGACAACCTCGCCGACGCGAAGGCGGCCCCGATCACCATCGGCGGCCAGAAGGCATACGGCGTCCGGGTGGAGCCCGGCACCGGCTACCGCAACAACAACACCAACGGTGTGGCGACCGGCGACCAGCCCGAGGGCATCTACGCCGTCGTCGATGGCACCCACTACAACCAGTGGTGCTGCTTCGACTACGGCAACGCCCAGACGGACGGCCAGGCCGACTCCCCCGCCATCATGGAGACCGTCTACTTCGGCGCCGACAAGCAGTGGGGCTACGGGGCCGGAGCCGGTCCCTGGATCATGGCCGACCTGGAGTGGGGGCTGTTCTCCGGAGTGAACGCGGGCTACAACAACCTCGCGTCGATCGACCACCGCTTCGTCACGGCCATGGTCAAGGGCGAGCCGAACCACTGGGCCATCCGAGGCGGGAACGCGCAGTCGGGCGGCCTGACGAACTACTTCGACGGACGGCGCCCCAACGGCTACAACCCGATGAAGAAGGAAGGCGCCATCCTGCTCGGCATCGGCGGTGACAACAGCGTCTCCGGCCGCGGCACCTTCTTCGAGGGCGTGCTGACCTCCGGCTATCCGAGCGCCGCCACCGAAGACGCCGTACAGGCCAACATCGCCGCCGCCGGCTACGCGCCGGCGGGCGGCGGCACCCCCCAGCAGGGCGTGCAGATCGTGGGCGCCCAGTCGAACCGGTGTGTCGAGGTGCCCAACTCCAGCACCGCCAACGGCACCCAGGTGCAGCTGTGGGACTGCGGGAGCGGCACCAACCAGCGGTTCACCTACACCTCGGGCAAGCAGTTGCAGGTGTACGGCAACAAGTGCCTGGACGCCTACGGGCAGGGCACCGCCAACGGCACCCAAGTGATCATCTGGGACTGCAACGGCCAGGCCAACCAGCAGTGGAACGTCAACTCCAACGGCACGATCACCGGCGTGCAGTCGGGGCTGTGCCTCGACGCCAACGCGGCCGGCACCGCCAACGGCACGAAACTCATCCTCTGGGCCTGCAACGGCGGCAACAACCAGAAGTGGACCCTGCGCAGCTGA
- a CDS encoding RICIN domain-containing protein gives MLIALVVTALTAVTALVSAPSANASTSQFRGMNWAVLGDNFSTGPLVVQGLSQSDSNATVRAKANSLYDYMEYIMGVNTVRLPINTHTVASTTWWNSYRGAIDAATERGFKVILAYWEDGAASGGRITNLTAWNAMWSSVINTYGSNSNVYFEPMNEPHGYSSADWRNVAANWLSSHPSAAPGRVLIGGTGFSQDLRDICNDSRFNSTLLSFHYYAFFYSAMTYDAFRSHIQTLLGNCASRAVATEYGAPMATGLNYGDANNTDNFVRYLRAVAQAMRDNQMGGTYWPALGGKITAGLGYDHYSMYSLGGSGTNLTLAVRNQSGADRVRYGWGDTVRDSTPSPSPSSSSSPQPETFYRIDARHSGKAMDVQQASTNNSARVDQYTYNGNAWQQWRFQDAGSGYWRIISRHSGKCLDVVGASTADGAELVQYTCGTGTNQQFQMVANGGYFQLRARHSGKCVDVPSASTADGVILKQYACNSGTNQQWSRTAV, from the coding sequence TTGCTGATCGCCCTTGTGGTGACCGCGCTCACCGCAGTGACGGCCCTCGTCTCCGCGCCGTCGGCCAATGCCTCCACCAGCCAATTCCGAGGCATGAACTGGGCCGTGCTCGGTGACAACTTCAGCACCGGCCCGCTCGTCGTGCAGGGCCTGAGCCAGTCCGACAGCAACGCGACGGTACGGGCCAAGGCCAACTCCCTCTACGACTACATGGAATACATCATGGGGGTCAACACGGTCCGGTTACCCATCAACACTCACACTGTGGCCAGCACGACCTGGTGGAACTCCTACCGCGGCGCCATCGACGCCGCCACCGAACGTGGATTCAAGGTCATCCTGGCCTATTGGGAGGACGGCGCCGCCTCCGGCGGCAGGATCACGAACCTCACCGCATGGAACGCAATGTGGTCGAGCGTGATCAACACGTACGGTTCGAACAGCAACGTCTACTTCGAGCCGATGAACGAGCCGCACGGCTACTCATCGGCGGACTGGCGCAACGTCGCGGCCAACTGGCTCAGCTCTCACCCCTCGGCGGCGCCCGGCCGGGTGCTCATCGGCGGCACCGGCTTCAGCCAGGACCTCCGGGACATCTGCAACGACAGCCGCTTCAACTCGACGCTGCTGTCCTTTCACTACTACGCCTTCTTCTACAGCGCGATGACCTACGACGCCTTCCGAAGCCACATCCAGACGCTTCTGGGCAACTGCGCCTCCCGCGCGGTCGCGACCGAGTACGGCGCGCCGATGGCCACCGGCCTCAACTACGGCGACGCGAACAACACCGACAACTTCGTGCGCTACCTCCGCGCCGTGGCCCAGGCCATGCGTGACAACCAGATGGGCGGCACCTACTGGCCCGCCCTCGGTGGCAAGATAACCGCGGGCCTCGGCTACGACCACTACTCGATGTACTCCCTCGGCGGCAGCGGCACCAACCTCACCTTGGCCGTCCGCAACCAATCCGGCGCCGACCGGGTCCGTTACGGCTGGGGCGACACCGTCCGCGACTCCACCCCTTCGCCTTCGCCTTCGTCTTCGTCTTCGCCGCAGCCGGAAACGTTCTACCGGATCGACGCGCGCCACAGCGGCAAGGCCATGGACGTCCAGCAGGCGAGCACCAACAACAGCGCGCGCGTCGACCAGTACACGTACAACGGCAACGCGTGGCAACAGTGGCGCTTCCAGGACGCCGGCAGCGGCTACTGGCGAATCATCAGCCGTCACAGCGGAAAGTGTCTTGATGTGGTGGGCGCTTCAACCGCCGACGGTGCCGAGCTCGTCCAGTACACCTGTGGCACCGGCACCAACCAGCAGTTCCAGATGGTCGCCAACGGCGGCTACTTCCAACTCCGGGCACGACACAGCGGCAAATGCGTGGACGTACCGTCCGCGTCCACCGCGGACGGCGTGATCCTCAAGCAGTACGCGTGCAACAGCGGCACCAACCAGCAGTGGTCGCGCACGGCCGTCTGA